In Halobacteriovorax marinus SJ, the following proteins share a genomic window:
- a CDS encoding S8/S53 family peptidase: MIKLLIPALILSSVVQASECKLVDNNSIEPNTILGKKLSVFWSNEYTGADLVKKELRTINWKKRVKVSVYDSGFEKDFINLNEDTLVEASYMRRNRRLTAHHGTSVTNIINGNESYGVSELVDYLGLRNVKFASTYNQEFRRYEELDTYPKIISNSYGWSNTKSIQELSFKAKERDILWFLAAGNDHPNKISNIEQDSGAILIGSYAPSGLQSSFSQVSNKVVTLAGGDDYQASIDGKGVHTNFGGTSGATPLVAASIANIAALIPNITYEQVVELIRATNLTSFEQNNRLQFKPGLFNAYKAFHVAKKIAKKCHYHIDSNDTLCVTSELKNRENFNFAHLIDEAPLATTILSKDLSCENRKQDLEILRGHALLIDSPILWERLESVYTNLSYTKNAEFYGNLKTRFELTRIQIRQMEIAAINALKEEKFFESYFRYQGFYTEKYQLELVELLIGENNYSKYWIAHYLSEMKKSLTEDVISKLKSSLEDRSSEVKEYIRKILE; encoded by the coding sequence TTGATAAAACTTTTAATACCAGCACTCATTCTATCCTCAGTCGTCCAAGCAAGTGAGTGCAAACTTGTTGATAATAACTCAATTGAGCCCAATACTATTCTAGGAAAGAAGTTAAGTGTATTTTGGAGCAATGAATACACTGGAGCAGATCTAGTAAAAAAAGAACTTCGAACTATTAACTGGAAGAAGCGAGTAAAGGTCTCTGTCTACGATAGTGGTTTTGAAAAAGATTTTATAAATCTAAATGAAGATACTCTCGTAGAAGCAAGTTATATGAGAAGAAATAGACGTCTTACTGCTCATCACGGAACAAGTGTTACGAATATAATTAATGGCAATGAAAGCTACGGTGTTAGTGAGCTCGTTGATTACCTTGGTCTAAGGAATGTTAAATTCGCCTCAACTTATAACCAAGAGTTTAGACGCTATGAAGAATTGGATACGTATCCAAAGATAATCTCAAACTCCTATGGATGGAGCAATACTAAGTCTATTCAAGAACTCTCATTCAAGGCAAAAGAGAGAGATATTCTCTGGTTCTTGGCCGCAGGGAATGATCACCCTAATAAAATATCAAATATAGAACAAGACTCTGGTGCCATTCTCATAGGCTCTTACGCCCCTAGTGGCCTACAGTCCTCATTTTCACAAGTATCGAATAAAGTCGTGACTCTTGCTGGAGGAGATGACTATCAAGCATCAATTGATGGGAAGGGAGTACATACTAATTTTGGAGGTACTAGTGGAGCGACACCTTTAGTTGCGGCTAGCATTGCAAATATAGCTGCCCTCATACCAAATATAACCTATGAACAAGTTGTAGAACTCATTAGAGCAACAAATCTAACGAGCTTTGAACAAAATAATCGACTACAATTCAAGCCTGGTTTATTTAATGCTTATAAAGCATTTCATGTTGCTAAGAAAATAGCTAAGAAATGTCATTATCATATTGATTCTAACGATACACTCTGTGTAACAAGTGAACTTAAGAATAGAGAAAATTTTAACTTTGCCCACCTTATTGATGAAGCACCTTTGGCCACAACAATTCTTTCTAAAGATTTAAGCTGTGAGAATAGAAAGCAAGATTTAGAGATCCTAAGAGGTCACGCTCTTTTAATAGATTCACCAATTCTTTGGGAAAGATTAGAGTCCGTTTACACTAATCTCTCTTATACAAAGAATGCTGAATTTTACGGGAACCTCAAAACGAGATTTGAACTCACTAGAATACAGATTAGACAGATGGAAATTGCAGCGATTAACGCATTAAAAGAAGAGAAGTTCTTTGAATCCTATTTTAGATACCAAGGTTTTTATACAGAGAAGTACCAGCTTGAATTAGTTGAGTTACTTATTGGTGAAAATAATTACAGCAAGTACTGGATCGCTCACTACTTATCTGAAATGAAAAAATCTCTTACAGAAGATGTTATAAGTAAACTTAAGTCCTCACTTGAAGATCGCTCAAGTGAGGTTAAAGAATATATTAGAAAGATTTTAGAATAG